A region from the Pelagovum pacificum genome encodes:
- the rpsD gene encoding 30S ribosomal protein S4, which produces MTKRTSAKYKIDRRMGENIWGRPKSPVNRREYGPGQHGQRRKGKMSDFGLQLRAKQKLKGYYGDLTEKQFKRIFVEAERVKGDTGENLIGLLERRLDAVVYRAKFVPTVFAARQFVNHGHVLVNGQRVNIPSYRVKEGDVIEVRQKSKQLALVLEASQLPERDVPDYLEVDHSKMTATFVRTPGHGDVPYPVMMEPHLVIEYYAQN; this is translated from the coding sequence GTGACCAAACGCACCTCTGCCAAGTACAAGATCGACCGCCGCATGGGCGAAAACATCTGGGGCCGCCCGAAGTCCCCGGTGAACCGCCGCGAGTACGGCCCCGGCCAGCACGGCCAGCGCCGCAAGGGCAAGATGTCCGACTTCGGCCTGCAGCTCCGCGCGAAGCAGAAGCTGAAAGGCTACTACGGCGACCTGACCGAGAAGCAGTTCAAGCGCATCTTCGTCGAAGCCGAACGCGTCAAGGGCGACACCGGTGAGAACCTCATCGGCCTGCTCGAGCGCCGCCTCGACGCCGTCGTCTACCGCGCCAAGTTCGTGCCGACCGTCTTCGCCGCCCGCCAGTTCGTGAACCACGGCCACGTGCTCGTGAACGGCCAGCGCGTGAACATCCCCTCCTACCGCGTGAAAGAGGGTGACGTGATCGAGGTTCGCCAGAAATCCAAGCAGCTCGCCCTCGTGCTCGAGGCCTCGCAGCTGCCGGAGCGTGACGTCCCCGATTACCTCGAGGTCGACCACTCCAAGATGACCGCGACCTTCGTCCGCACTCCGGGCCACGGCGACGTGCCGTACCCGGTGATGATGGAACCGCACCTCGTCATCGAATATTACGCCCAGAACTGA
- a CDS encoding Hint domain-containing protein produces MGTALSGTFVISWTQTEINGIPAAPSRALRTGAAWRWSGDVVRVDGPNGVLPLGPSEGTTDLRRRAATGVRKLITAAIREPERVEETDAPDFAPSDDFTVSDGRDSWCVTLIDAGPGRTPLCMFYGDMPPKDTELWVVEQRARFTHDPQAPSRSVICFTPGTMIRTETGARPVETIREGERIQTRDNGCKPVMWIGSRRVTGARLQAIPDLAPVRLRAGSLGIEVPDAGLLVSPDHRLLVSGHAARTLYNEAEVLVRAIDLVNGASVTVERGLREVRYIHIGFDQHEVLFANSVMTESFHPASVGLDGLSAGDRARLLERLPGVEEDPMSYGAFARRMLSSSEAAILAGDAA; encoded by the coding sequence ATGGGAACGGCTCTTTCGGGCACGTTCGTCATTTCCTGGACCCAGACGGAGATCAACGGCATCCCTGCCGCTCCGTCGCGTGCACTCAGGACCGGGGCCGCGTGGCGCTGGTCCGGGGATGTCGTGAGGGTCGATGGACCGAACGGCGTTCTGCCGCTCGGCCCGTCCGAAGGGACGACGGACCTGAGACGGCGCGCTGCGACCGGCGTGCGCAAACTCATCACGGCGGCCATACGGGAGCCGGAGCGTGTCGAGGAGACCGATGCGCCCGACTTCGCCCCGTCGGACGATTTCACCGTAAGCGATGGCCGCGACAGCTGGTGCGTGACGCTGATCGACGCTGGCCCGGGGCGAACGCCGCTCTGCATGTTTTACGGCGACATGCCTCCCAAGGACACCGAGCTCTGGGTCGTCGAGCAGCGCGCCCGCTTCACCCACGACCCGCAGGCCCCGTCGCGGTCGGTGATCTGCTTCACGCCCGGCACGATGATCCGCACCGAAACCGGCGCCCGCCCGGTCGAGACGATCCGCGAGGGCGAGCGCATCCAGACCCGCGACAACGGCTGCAAGCCTGTAATGTGGATCGGCAGCCGGCGCGTCACCGGTGCGCGCCTGCAGGCGATCCCCGACCTCGCGCCGGTGCGGCTGCGGGCCGGCTCGCTCGGCATCGAGGTGCCGGACGCCGGGCTTCTCGTCTCGCCCGACCATCGGCTGCTCGTCTCCGGCCACGCGGCGCGCACGCTGTACAACGAGGCGGAAGTCCTCGTGCGGGCCATCGACCTCGTCAACGGCGCGTCTGTCACGGTCGAGCGCGGCCTGCGGGAAGTGCGCTACATCCATATCGGCTTCGACCAGCACGAGGTGCTGTTCGCCAACAGCGTGATGACGGAGAGCTTCCACCCCGCCTCGGTCGGGCTGGACGGGCTCTCCGCAGGCGACCGGGCGCGGCTGCTCGAGCGGCTGCCGGGCGTGGAGGAGGACCCGATGTCCTACGGGGCCTTCGCGCGGCGGATGCTGTCGTCGTCGGAAGCCGCCATCCTGGCCGGCGACGCGGCCTGA
- a CDS encoding 3-oxoacyl-[acyl-carrier-protein] synthase III C-terminal domain-containing protein: protein MGIEVAGTGRALPRTVERSDDIDCRLGRSPGSMAAATGVTQRYVCRSESQVDLAVVAAEAALADAGVRASDIGLVLFGASVPYQSIPATAPLVMARLGMADGAAAGFDVNSTCLSFLSALDTAALWLSAGRADTALIVSAEVASRALPWDDDPEVAALFGDGAAAAILRRTDSTGGIRATLMRSYPSAYEACGLKAGGTRFDYHRDPGAFAANARFGMTGKELFRLSSRHFGGFVEELLSDAGWRLEDVDLVVPHQASPFALTHMARQVGVSPDRLVDIAALHGNQIAASIPFAFDVARTDGRAGVGSRVLMLGTSAGVSFGGMALEL from the coding sequence ATGGGGATCGAGGTTGCCGGGACGGGGCGCGCATTGCCCCGCACGGTCGAACGGTCGGACGACATCGACTGCCGCCTCGGTCGCAGCCCCGGGTCCATGGCGGCCGCAACGGGTGTCACCCAGCGCTACGTCTGCCGCTCCGAAAGCCAGGTCGATCTCGCGGTGGTCGCCGCCGAGGCCGCGCTCGCGGACGCCGGGGTCCGCGCCTCCGACATCGGGCTGGTGCTGTTCGGGGCGTCCGTCCCCTACCAATCGATCCCGGCCACCGCGCCGCTCGTCATGGCCCGCCTCGGCATGGCAGACGGCGCGGCGGCGGGGTTCGACGTCAACAGCACCTGCCTGAGCTTCCTCTCCGCGCTCGACACCGCGGCGCTCTGGCTGTCGGCAGGGCGCGCGGACACGGCCCTCATCGTGTCCGCCGAAGTCGCTTCGCGAGCGCTGCCGTGGGACGACGACCCGGAGGTCGCCGCCCTGTTCGGCGACGGCGCGGCGGCGGCTATCCTGCGGCGCACCGACAGCACCGGCGGCATCCGCGCCACCCTGATGCGCAGCTACCCTTCCGCCTACGAGGCCTGCGGCCTGAAGGCCGGCGGCACGCGCTTCGACTATCACCGCGACCCTGGCGCCTTCGCGGCGAACGCCCGGTTCGGGATGACGGGCAAGGAGCTGTTCCGCCTGAGTTCCCGCCACTTCGGCGGCTTCGTCGAGGAGCTGCTGTCGGATGCCGGCTGGCGGCTCGAGGATGTCGACCTCGTCGTGCCGCATCAGGCCAGCCCCTTCGCGCTGACCCACATGGCGCGGCAGGTCGGCGTGTCGCCCGACCGGCTCGTCGACATCGCGGCGCTGCACGGCAACCAGATCGCGGCGTCCATCCCCTTTGCCTTCGACGTGGCCCGCACGGACGGCCGCGCGGGGGTCGGCAGCCGCGTGCTCATGCTCGGCACCTCCGCCGGCGTGTCGTTCGGCGGCATGGCACTGGAGCTCTGA
- a CDS encoding GNAT family N-acetyltransferase: MRHDPAILAAMFAGRDSRTLIANLDAQCLALTLAGEPWAATLSDGPTCYICSPSVAYVDYAIEEARWLLSPPLYRGIAAFARSCRPLVRASGLDRQVQLNNWLFSTNPVPPITPDAAAEVRDTLIARYPDRAIVLRSLNARSDAVTMTALREAGFRLLPSRQIYLYDARDALPAMTRDLRRDLKLSETTTLHWVENAGFTGRDYADCAALYDGLYLGKYTPLNPQYSVAFIEAMHRAGVLRLRGLRDDTGRIVAFAAMFEQAGVLTDPMIGYDLTRPAKDGLYRMLTSSGIAEARARGMLLNMSAGAAGFKRYRGAEAEVEYTAVYVRHLGRRHVAAVRAMELALTRIGVPLLRKYGL, encoded by the coding sequence ATGAGGCACGATCCGGCAATCCTCGCCGCGATGTTCGCCGGGCGCGACAGCCGGACGCTCATCGCCAATCTCGACGCGCAGTGTCTCGCGCTGACCCTCGCGGGTGAGCCGTGGGCCGCGACGCTGTCGGACGGGCCGACCTGCTACATCTGCTCCCCTTCCGTGGCCTATGTCGACTACGCCATCGAGGAGGCGCGCTGGTTGCTGTCTCCCCCGCTTTACCGCGGGATTGCTGCTTTCGCGCGCTCCTGCAGACCGCTTGTCCGGGCGAGCGGCCTCGACCGGCAAGTGCAGCTCAACAACTGGCTGTTCTCGACCAACCCGGTGCCGCCGATCACGCCGGACGCCGCGGCCGAGGTCCGGGACACGCTGATCGCCCGCTATCCTGACCGGGCGATCGTGCTGCGCTCGCTCAACGCACGCTCGGACGCCGTCACCATGACCGCGCTCAGGGAGGCCGGGTTCCGGCTGCTGCCGTCGCGCCAGATCTACCTCTACGATGCGCGGGACGCACTGCCCGCGATGACGCGGGACCTCCGGCGCGACCTGAAGCTGAGCGAGACGACGACGCTGCACTGGGTGGAGAATGCCGGTTTCACCGGGCGCGACTACGCGGATTGCGCAGCGCTCTACGACGGGCTCTACCTCGGGAAATACACGCCGCTGAACCCGCAATACAGCGTCGCCTTCATCGAAGCGATGCACCGGGCCGGAGTTCTGCGGTTGCGGGGCTTGCGGGACGACACCGGCCGGATCGTCGCCTTCGCCGCGATGTTCGAGCAGGCCGGCGTGCTGACCGATCCGATGATTGGCTACGACCTGACCCGCCCCGCGAAGGACGGCCTGTACCGCATGTTGACCTCGTCCGGCATTGCCGAAGCGCGGGCCCGGGGGATGCTGCTGAACATGAGCGCCGGTGCGGCGGGCTTCAAACGCTACCGCGGCGCCGAGGCGGAAGTCGAATATACCGCAGTCTACGTGCGCCATCTCGGTCGGCGACACGTCGCGGCCGTGCGCGCGATGGAGCTCGCGCTCACCCGGATCGGGGTGCCACTGCTGCGGAAGTACGGGCTCTGA
- a CDS encoding CatA-like O-acetyltransferase has protein sequence MPDRIIDLDTWPRAAQYRLFRTYDRPQYAITTRIDVTALMERRKRDGISPYRATCHAIGEGIHAVPELRTRFQGETVTEFAQIELSMTVPVGEGDFRYGYVTHDSDFARFEANFEAASEAARTGAFVANTGERVDLAYLSCLPWMDYTSLDNALPGPDDCIPRIGWGKIVPSATGGQEMAMTLQCHHALVDGYQCGVFFDRVRQVLAA, from the coding sequence ATGCCGGACCGGATCATCGACCTCGACACGTGGCCCCGTGCCGCCCAGTACCGCCTGTTCCGCACCTACGACAGGCCGCAATACGCGATCACGACCCGGATCGACGTGACTGCACTGATGGAGCGCCGCAAGCGGGACGGCATCTCTCCCTACCGGGCAACCTGTCATGCGATCGGCGAAGGCATCCACGCCGTGCCCGAGCTGCGCACCCGGTTCCAAGGCGAGACGGTGACCGAGTTCGCGCAGATCGAGCTGTCGATGACCGTTCCCGTCGGCGAGGGCGACTTCCGCTATGGCTATGTCACGCATGACAGCGACTTCGCCCGGTTCGAAGCGAACTTCGAGGCCGCGTCCGAAGCGGCGCGCACCGGCGCCTTCGTCGCCAATACCGGTGAGCGGGTGGACCTCGCCTACCTCTCCTGCCTGCCGTGGATGGATTACACGTCTCTCGACAACGCCCTGCCCGGCCCGGACGACTGCATCCCCCGGATCGGCTGGGGAAAGATCGTGCCGTCCGCCACCGGCGGTCAGGAGATGGCGATGACGCTCCAGTGCCACCACGCGCTCGTCGACGGCTACCAGTGCGGCGTTTTCTTCGATCGGGTGAGGCAGGTGCTCGCCGCCTAG
- a CDS encoding CoF synthetase translates to MLMEAARSFLTTRRLSSPRLDRETFEQKQAAALLRWLKNDLPRAPFYRDLPPKLEALPITDKATLMGAFGRFNIRGITLDQAWDAQSGDGRIGDLTVGASTGTSGNRGLFVIDDRERFRWLGTILAKAIPDLLWRRQRVAIVLPQSSGLYDSARRTGWLQLRYFALTDGPEAWRHEFEAFDPTVIVAPPKILRHFAEQAFRISPLRLFSAAETLDPVDRRVIETTYGPGLRQIYMATEGLFAVTCGHGGLHLAEDSVHFEFEPAPGGLVRPLVTCFRRQTQVMARYRMTDLLRLSDHACPCGSPLRVVAEIIGRDDDVFRFQVDGRTLLVTPDVLRNSILKADRRIDDFRLVQTVKGVELHLSPILPEDAADAALRRVRELLTGRGVDTQVSLDRRALTLETGRKLRRVECRLPGA, encoded by the coding sequence ATGCTGATGGAGGCGGCCCGGTCCTTCCTCACCACGCGGCGCCTGTCGTCGCCCCGGCTCGACCGGGAGACGTTCGAGCAGAAACAGGCGGCCGCCCTGCTGCGCTGGCTGAAGAACGACCTGCCCCGCGCGCCTTTCTACCGCGACCTGCCGCCAAAGCTGGAGGCCCTGCCGATCACCGACAAGGCGACGTTGATGGGTGCGTTCGGCCGCTTCAACATCCGCGGCATCACGCTCGATCAGGCATGGGACGCACAGTCCGGCGATGGCCGCATCGGCGACCTGACCGTCGGGGCCAGCACAGGGACCAGCGGCAATCGCGGCCTGTTCGTCATCGACGACCGGGAGCGGTTCCGCTGGCTCGGCACCATCCTCGCCAAGGCGATCCCCGATCTGCTCTGGCGGCGGCAACGCGTGGCAATCGTCCTGCCGCAAAGCTCCGGTCTTTATGACAGCGCGCGGCGCACCGGGTGGCTGCAGCTGCGCTACTTTGCCCTGACCGACGGGCCCGAAGCTTGGCGCCACGAGTTCGAGGCGTTCGATCCGACCGTCATCGTCGCGCCGCCCAAGATCCTGCGCCACTTCGCCGAGCAGGCTTTCCGGATATCGCCGCTCCGCCTGTTCTCCGCCGCCGAGACGCTGGACCCGGTCGACCGGCGGGTGATCGAGACGACGTACGGACCGGGGCTTCGACAGATCTACATGGCGACCGAGGGGCTCTTCGCGGTCACCTGCGGTCATGGCGGGCTGCACCTCGCCGAGGATTCCGTGCATTTCGAGTTCGAACCCGCACCGGGCGGGCTGGTCCGGCCGCTGGTGACCTGTTTCCGCCGTCAGACGCAGGTCATGGCCCGCTACCGGATGACCGACCTGCTCAGGCTGTCCGATCACGCATGCCCCTGCGGCTCGCCTCTCCGCGTCGTGGCAGAGATCATCGGCCGGGACGACGACGTCTTCCGCTTCCAGGTGGACGGGCGCACCCTGCTCGTCACGCCGGATGTCCTGCGCAATTCGATCCTGAAAGCCGACCGGCGCATCGACGACTTCCGCCTTGTGCAAACGGTGAAGGGCGTCGAGCTGCACCTGTCGCCGATCCTGCCCGAGGACGCCGCCGATGCCGCGCTCCGTCGTGTGCGCGAGCTGCTCACGGGCCGGGGCGTCGATACGCAAGTCTCCCTGGACCGCCGCGCCCTCACGCTCGAGACGGGACGCAAGCTGCGCCGGGTCGAATGCCGTCTGCCGGGGGCATGA
- a CDS encoding MBL fold metallo-hydrolase, which yields MKLLFANSAHVHASERLLLKGGRGRRMALRVRYGLVRHPDHGAILIDTGYTKAATSAPGRSLLLRLYGKLLKPTLLTDGQPDAFLARQGLTPQDISTVVLTHFHADHVSGLSLFPQATLITPGAALKALRNRGTLANLRHGVFAELIPDMTTQPIEDRPLVRTGADLPPAHDVFGDGSLLALDLPGHAEGHVGLLFPKLETPLLYATDAAWLLDALDPGKAQGRLAALISDDRPAAAASEDVIRRFRAKGWQVMLCHDPAPTAYDEAGH from the coding sequence ATGAAACTGCTCTTCGCCAATTCCGCCCATGTCCACGCCAGCGAACGACTTCTCCTGAAAGGCGGCAGAGGCCGGCGGATGGCCCTTCGGGTCCGGTACGGTCTGGTGCGCCACCCGGACCACGGCGCGATCCTGATCGACACGGGCTACACAAAGGCCGCGACGTCCGCGCCGGGGCGCAGCCTTCTGCTTCGCCTCTACGGCAAGCTGCTGAAGCCGACCCTGCTGACCGACGGTCAGCCCGACGCGTTCCTCGCGCGGCAGGGACTGACACCGCAGGACATCTCGACGGTCGTACTCACCCACTTCCACGCCGATCACGTCTCCGGCCTGTCGCTGTTCCCGCAGGCGACGCTCATCACGCCGGGCGCGGCGCTGAAGGCGCTCCGCAACCGGGGGACGCTCGCCAATCTGAGGCACGGCGTCTTTGCCGAGCTCATCCCCGACATGACCACTCAACCGATCGAGGACCGCCCGCTGGTCCGGACCGGCGCCGATCTGCCACCGGCACATGATGTGTTCGGCGATGGCAGCCTTCTCGCCCTCGACCTGCCCGGCCATGCGGAAGGACACGTCGGCCTGCTGTTCCCGAAGCTCGAGACGCCGTTGCTCTACGCCACCGACGCCGCGTGGTTGCTGGACGCGCTGGACCCCGGAAAGGCGCAGGGTCGCCTCGCCGCGCTGATCTCGGACGATCGTCCGGCCGCCGCCGCAAGCGAGGACGTAATTCGTCGGTTCAGGGCAAAAGGCTGGCAAGTGATGCTGTGCCACGACCCGGCCCCGACCGCCTACGACGAGGCAGGCCACTGA
- a CDS encoding glycosyltransferase family 2 protein has protein sequence MRISAVTPMKNEGPFILEWLAYHRLIGFNDFTIFTNDCSDGTDLILERLDEMGLVRHLPNPSVVTDATNHHFLMMTYVDASPRLRRSDWFASFDVDEFWCINVGNGRLEDLFGAIGDADLVSGMQLDFGCSGHQTFDPDRLVIERFTHRAEVREAGPDGARKRGTKTIVRRGVPIRRIRNHSPLLEEGARDSVTWVNGSGEPFPPRMGRKGQIKSIGDPHLGADLVQLNHYALRSMEDFLMKSDRGNANHESLPPKFRYWRDYDSNAVEDLRLSSFASDVRDAVAELLKDDELARCHAASVDYRRRRIAELREEPEMARMHQQVRRFHRRRWQEPSDAG, from the coding sequence ATGAGGATCAGCGCAGTCACCCCGATGAAGAACGAGGGGCCATTCATCCTCGAGTGGCTGGCATACCACCGGCTGATCGGGTTCAACGACTTTACGATCTTCACCAACGATTGCAGTGACGGCACCGACCTGATCCTGGAGCGGCTGGACGAGATGGGCCTGGTCCGCCACCTGCCCAACCCGTCCGTCGTCACCGATGCGACCAACCACCATTTCCTGATGATGACCTATGTCGACGCATCGCCCCGGCTGCGGCGGTCGGACTGGTTCGCCTCGTTCGACGTGGACGAGTTCTGGTGCATCAACGTCGGCAACGGACGGCTCGAGGACCTGTTCGGTGCGATCGGGGACGCGGACCTCGTGTCGGGCATGCAGCTGGATTTCGGCTGTTCGGGGCATCAGACCTTCGACCCCGACCGGCTGGTGATCGAGCGCTTCACCCATCGGGCCGAGGTTCGCGAGGCCGGACCGGACGGCGCGCGCAAGCGCGGGACCAAGACGATCGTCCGGCGTGGCGTGCCGATCCGGCGCATCCGCAACCACAGCCCCCTTCTGGAAGAGGGTGCGCGCGACAGCGTTACCTGGGTCAACGGATCGGGAGAGCCCTTCCCGCCGCGCATGGGCCGCAAGGGCCAGATCAAGAGTATCGGTGACCCGCATCTCGGTGCCGACCTCGTGCAGCTCAACCACTATGCGCTGCGGAGCATGGAGGACTTCCTGATGAAGTCCGACCGGGGCAACGCCAACCACGAGAGCCTGCCGCCGAAGTTCCGCTACTGGCGCGACTACGATTCCAACGCGGTCGAGGACCTGCGCCTGTCGAGCTTCGCCTCTGATGTGCGCGACGCGGTGGCGGAGCTGCTGAAGGACGACGAACTGGCCCGCTGTCACGCGGCGAGCGTCGACTACCGCCGCCGCCGGATCGCGGAACTGAGGGAAGAGCCCGAGATGGCGCGGATGCACCAGCAGGTCCGGCGGTTCCACCGCCGCCGCTGGCAGGAGCCATCCGACGCCGGCTAG
- a CDS encoding NAD-dependent epimerase/dehydratase family protein → MRVLVTGATGFLGGAVLARLRHEGVASIGLGRDAGRLEMLRAAGHEVLRHDIADGPPEVAGVTEVVHCAALSAPFGPAAAFERANVEGTRNMAEFAARAGVRRFVHISSPSIYFDWCDQEEVREDTPLPPPVNDYARTKAEAERIVLHRSEIHPIILRPRGIYGAGDTALLPRLLRVARRRRLPLFRNGAARIDLTHVDDVVEAIVTALAADRDCDGPTFNISGGEPLPVRRIAEQACARAGLTTRWRRMPLGLAMRAAGMAEAVARRLPGQPEPPVTRYGLSLFAYRQSLDLSRARDRLGWQPKVSFAEGLDRTFKGAA, encoded by the coding sequence ATGCGCGTGCTCGTCACCGGGGCGACCGGGTTCCTGGGCGGCGCTGTGCTCGCAAGGCTGCGGCACGAGGGCGTCGCGTCGATCGGGCTCGGGCGCGATGCCGGACGGCTCGAGATGCTCCGCGCGGCAGGTCACGAGGTTCTGCGCCACGACATCGCGGACGGCCCGCCCGAGGTGGCGGGCGTGACCGAGGTGGTCCATTGCGCCGCGCTCTCCGCGCCCTTCGGACCCGCCGCCGCGTTCGAGCGCGCCAATGTCGAAGGCACGCGCAACATGGCCGAGTTCGCCGCCCGCGCGGGCGTCCGTCGGTTCGTCCATATCTCCTCCCCCAGCATCTATTTCGACTGGTGCGATCAGGAGGAGGTGCGCGAGGACACCCCCCTTCCTCCGCCAGTCAACGACTATGCCCGCACCAAGGCCGAGGCGGAGCGCATCGTCCTGCACCGAAGCGAGATCCATCCGATCATCCTGCGCCCGCGTGGTATCTACGGTGCCGGCGACACGGCCCTGCTGCCCCGCCTGCTGCGCGTGGCCCGGCGGCGGCGCTTGCCGCTGTTCCGCAACGGCGCCGCGCGGATCGACCTGACCCATGTCGATGACGTGGTCGAGGCGATCGTGACTGCCCTCGCCGCCGACCGGGACTGCGACGGCCCCACCTTCAACATCTCCGGAGGCGAGCCCCTGCCCGTGCGCCGCATCGCGGAGCAGGCCTGCGCCCGCGCCGGGCTGACCACGCGATGGCGACGGATGCCGCTCGGCCTCGCGATGCGGGCGGCGGGGATGGCCGAAGCGGTCGCGCGCCGCCTGCCCGGCCAACCGGAACCGCCGGTGACGCGCTATGGCCTAAGCCTGTTCGCCTACCGCCAGTCGCTCGACCTGTCCCGCGCCCGCGACCGCCTCGGCTGGCAGCCGAAGGTGAGCTTCGCAGAAGGTCTGGACCGCACGTTCAAGGGTGCCGCATGA
- a CDS encoding tetratricopeptide repeat protein: MPTRSLFKPLALALLTAALPGIALATPEEDCRDASLAAEDRIFACNMAIERADDEDRFSLLIESGRAYYGDGRYDEAEEAARAAMALKPSSHLAPLDLSWIEQARGESEAALAWVEQAFELAPTNPWVLEQFILVLRDVDRIPECVPYAVTLTSVAPRTDFHMFGTIAQCMQDTDHFEEAVVAYEVALSLGEDIGWANGNLARALWSIDRYEEAAEAGAIAVEADPGNTYALATLIDSLARLGRLDEAVTVFEAHRPSYREAEDAEDVHNYIGWPLYLAGRFDEGRDVMEEWRLDRPSADEWEFAALDTLAHIYAALGEQTRARRYFLASLDSGDEAQEALYRDRLAALGIEVGLERRDLEAAIGDCVNMGAECRLYDPATTSYPF; the protein is encoded by the coding sequence ATGCCGACACGATCGCTTTTCAAACCTCTCGCCCTTGCCCTTCTGACGGCCGCCCTGCCGGGCATTGCCCTCGCCACACCGGAGGAGGACTGCCGCGACGCAAGCCTCGCCGCCGAGGACCGAATCTTCGCCTGCAACATGGCCATCGAGCGCGCGGACGACGAAGACAGGTTCTCGCTCCTGATCGAAAGCGGCCGCGCCTATTACGGCGACGGCCGCTACGACGAGGCGGAAGAGGCCGCCCGCGCGGCGATGGCGCTGAAACCGTCGAGCCACCTCGCCCCGCTCGACCTGTCGTGGATCGAACAGGCACGCGGCGAGTCCGAAGCCGCGCTCGCTTGGGTCGAGCAGGCGTTCGAGCTCGCGCCGACGAACCCGTGGGTGCTGGAGCAGTTCATCCTCGTGCTGCGCGACGTCGACCGGATACCGGAGTGCGTGCCTTACGCCGTCACCCTGACCTCGGTCGCGCCCCGCACCGACTTCCACATGTTCGGAACCATCGCGCAGTGCATGCAGGACACCGACCATTTCGAGGAGGCCGTCGTCGCCTACGAAGTCGCGCTGTCACTGGGCGAAGACATCGGCTGGGCCAACGGCAACCTCGCCCGCGCGCTGTGGAGTATCGACCGATACGAGGAGGCCGCCGAGGCCGGCGCGATCGCGGTCGAAGCCGACCCGGGCAATACCTACGCCCTCGCCACGCTGATCGATTCCCTAGCCCGGCTCGGCCGGCTGGACGAGGCGGTGACGGTGTTCGAGGCGCACCGGCCGTCCTACCGGGAGGCCGAGGATGCGGAGGACGTTCACAACTATATCGGCTGGCCGCTCTACCTTGCCGGACGTTTCGACGAAGGGCGCGACGTGATGGAGGAATGGCGTCTTGACCGCCCGTCCGCCGACGAGTGGGAGTTCGCCGCGCTCGACACGCTGGCCCACATCTACGCCGCGCTCGGGGAGCAGACGCGCGCCAGGCGCTACTTCCTCGCGTCGCTCGACTCCGGTGACGAGGCGCAGGAGGCACTCTACCGCGACCGCCTTGCCGCGCTCGGCATCGAGGTCGGTCTGGAGCGGCGTGATCTCGAGGCCGCGATCGGGGATTGCGTGAACATGGGGGCGGAGTGCCGGCTCTATGATCCGGCGACCACGAGCTACCCGTTCTGA
- a CDS encoding lipid A-modifier LpxR family protein gives MRLLGSALLLAAALIAAPAHAQERAILGFGRIFNNDLLGDGQDRWRTGSYTWSLVHGTGWTGQRPESFGALIDYRFHSEIIAPDRLNGTGSRSRLYAGIFSVGAHTHFRRGLLDYSLGGDLVITGPQTRIDDVQEWFHELISAPRVDQATNQVGDNTHLQGTAEVALPMRQTEALQFRPYAELQAGVENLVRVGGDIVFGEMMQDDLLLRDSVTGHIYRGTEGDVSGLAFVAGADMTWISDSLYLPESGRATLTEERMRYRAGVHWQPAPDLSFFYGMTYLSEEFDEQPEGQVLGSVKLNIYF, from the coding sequence ATGCGCCTTTTGGGTTCCGCCCTTCTACTCGCCGCCGCGCTGATCGCGGCCCCTGCCCACGCGCAGGAGAGGGCCATCCTCGGCTTCGGCCGCATCTTCAACAACGACCTGCTCGGCGACGGCCAGGACCGCTGGCGAACCGGGTCCTACACGTGGTCGCTGGTGCATGGCACCGGCTGGACCGGGCAGCGGCCCGAGAGCTTCGGCGCGCTCATCGACTATCGCTTTCATTCCGAGATCATCGCTCCCGACCGGCTGAACGGGACGGGCTCGCGCAGCCGCCTTTACGCGGGCATCTTCTCCGTCGGCGCGCACACCCATTTCCGGCGCGGCCTGCTGGATTACAGCCTCGGCGGCGACCTGGTCATCACCGGACCGCAGACACGGATCGACGATGTGCAGGAGTGGTTTCACGAGCTGATCTCCGCCCCGCGCGTCGATCAGGCGACCAACCAGGTCGGCGACAACACGCACCTTCAGGGCACTGCCGAGGTGGCGTTGCCGATGCGGCAGACCGAGGCCCTCCAGTTCCGCCCCTACGCAGAGCTTCAGGCCGGCGTCGAAAACCTCGTCAGGGTCGGCGGCGACATCGTCTTCGGCGAGATGATGCAGGACGACCTGCTGCTGCGCGACAGCGTGACAGGCCATATCTATCGCGGGACCGAGGGCGACGTCAGCGGGCTCGCCTTCGTCGCGGGCGCCGACATGACGTGGATCTCCGACAGCCTCTACCTGCCCGAGAGCGGCCGCGCGACGCTGACCGAGGAGCGGATGCGCTACCGCGCCGGGGTGCATTGGCAACCGGCGCCCGACCTCTCCTTCTTCTACGGGATGACTTACCTGAGCGAGGAATTCGACGAGCAGCCCGAAGGGCAGGTGCTCGGATCGGTGAAGCTCAACATCTACTTCTGA